The proteins below are encoded in one region of Telopea speciosissima isolate NSW1024214 ecotype Mountain lineage chromosome 10, Tspe_v1, whole genome shotgun sequence:
- the LOC122643737 gene encoding miraculin-like: MWNRVFLSGLLILASLVRTNAIPSHSHHHHSSHSQSHSAVLDTDGNELQAGMPYYIVSAIRGGGGGGVSMDRRESSTSHGHTTHTPTVRQSAYDMNMGTSVMFSPASLQHPELAFLGEREEGEMMIQESMDMNIRFSGMNNRVWQVEQQGKEESSSSRDSMRFVTLGGKPGYPGESTVRNWFKIERMSESTPMYKIVYCPNVCESCQVMCGSVGITKRNGNRWLSVSEHSEFPFVFIRAQTQQ; encoded by the coding sequence ATGTGGAACAGAGTTTTCCTTTCTGGGTTATTGATTTTAGCCTCCCTTGTCCGCACCAACGCCATTCCCAGCCACTCTCATCACCACCACTCCTCCCACTCCCAATCCCATTCTGCTGTGCTCGACACAGACGGCAATGAACTCCAAGCAGGGATGCCATACTACATCGTCTCCGCCATCAGGGgaggcggcggtggtggtgtcTCCATGGACAGGAGAGAGAGCTCCACCTCTCACGGCCACACGACCCACACCCCAACCGTGAGGCAGAGTGCCTACGACATGAACATGGGTACCTCAGTTATGTTCTCTCCAGCATCCTTGCAACACCCAGAATTGGCCTtccttggagagagagaagagggggaaATGATGATTCAGGAATCGATGGACATGAACATTAGATTCTCCGGGATGAATAATAGGGTGTGGCAAGTGGAACAGCAGGGGAAAGAGGAATCGTCAAGTTCGAGGGATTCGATGAGGTTTGTGACATTGGGAGGAAAGCCAGGGTACCCAGGGGAATCGACGGTGAGGAACTGGTTCAAGATTGAGAGGATGAGCGAGAGTACCCCAATGTATAAGATTGTTTACTGCCCCAATGTGTGCGAGTCTTGCCAAGTGATGTGCGGGAGTGTTGGGATCACCAAGAGGAACGGCAACCGATGGCTGTCGGTGTCGGAGCACAGTGAGTTCCCCTTCGTCTTCATCAGAGCCCAGACACAACAGTAA